A genomic segment from Triticum dicoccoides isolate Atlit2015 ecotype Zavitan chromosome 1A, WEW_v2.0, whole genome shotgun sequence encodes:
- the LOC119365908 gene encoding thioredoxin H4-2-like, producing the protein MGGCVGKGRSIVEEKLDFKGGNVHVIRTKEDWDQKIEEANKDGKIVVANFSASWCGPCRVIAPVYAEMSKTYPQLMFLTIDVDDLMDFSSTWDIRATPTFFFLKNGQQIDKLVGANKPELEKKVQALGDGS; encoded by the exons ATGGGGGGCTGTGTGGGCAAG GGTCGTAGCATTGTGGAGGAAAAGCTTGATTTCAAAGGTGGAAATGTGCATGTCATAAGAACCAAAGAGGACTGGGACCAGAAGATTGAAGAAGCAAACAAGGATGGGAAAATA GTTGTGGCAAACTTCAGCGCTTCGTGGTGTGGGCCATGCCGTGTCATTGCACCTGTTTATGCTGAGATGTCCAAGACTTACCCTCAACTCATGTTCTTGACAATTGATGTTGATGACCTAATG GATTTCAGCTCAACATGGGACATCCGTGCAACCCCGACGTTCTTCTTCCTCAAAAACGGCCAGCAGATCGACAAGCTCGTCGGCGCCAACAAACCTGAGCTCGAGAAGAAAGTACAAGCTCTTGGTGATGGCAGTTGA